From the genome of Microbispora sp. ZYX-F-249, one region includes:
- a CDS encoding ClpX C4-type zinc finger protein has product MEASELLERARSSARDPEDPLEILSAAITLIPGLGGEADALLDLAVRRAREAGASWTAIGERFGYIRRSARRRRFTPAFAHRHLVNRRMKREAACSFCRRPPGPRVHMVHGEGGRICDRCVALAGDIVAGLARRRR; this is encoded by the coding sequence ATGGAGGCATCTGAGTTACTCGAGCGGGCCCGCTCGAGCGCACGCGACCCCGAAGATCCCCTGGAAATCCTGTCCGCCGCGATCACCCTGATTCCCGGCCTGGGCGGCGAGGCGGACGCCCTGCTCGACCTCGCGGTGCGCCGTGCCCGTGAGGCCGGCGCGTCCTGGACCGCCATCGGTGAGCGGTTCGGCTACATCAGGCGGAGCGCGCGCAGGCGGCGCTTCACTCCCGCCTTCGCCCACCGCCACCTGGTCAACCGCCGCATGAAGCGCGAGGCCGCCTGCTCCTTCTGCCGCAGGCCGCCCGGCCCGCGCGTCCACATGGTCCACGGCGAGGGCGGGCGCATCTGCGACCGCTGCGTGGCGCTGGCCGGAGACATCGTCGCCGGGCTGGCCCGCCGCCGCCGTTGA
- the kynU gene encoding kynureninase, translating to MVLSRAECQDLDAKDPLREFRDEFSLPPGVVYLLGNSLGALPRRTPERVAHTVETEWGVHLGASWNTAGWWDMPQSTGDRIAPLIGARPGGVLAGDSTSVNIFKLVTAALALRPGRRVIVSDLDNFPTDRYVVEGAARALGAYEIRDIGEGGRSLEDALGDDVALVLLSHVDYRTGAARDMAAVTERVRAAGALMIWDLCHSAGALPVRVGEADFAVGCTYKYLNGGPGAPAYLYVAPRHQDAVHNVLSGWHGHAAPFDFEPHYRPAAGVRRFATGSPPILSYAALNASLDIWERVDLDEVRAKSLALTSLFVELLDDLVDPGLGLVLATPRDPERRGSQVSYRHPQGYPVVRALADRGVMGDYREPDFVRFGFAPLYLRYVDVYDAAATLAEVLGEELWRDERYARRLTVT from the coding sequence ATGGTTCTCAGCCGTGCCGAATGCCAGGACCTCGACGCCAAGGACCCGCTTCGGGAGTTCCGCGACGAGTTCTCGCTGCCTCCCGGAGTCGTCTACCTGCTGGGCAACTCGCTCGGCGCGCTGCCCAGGCGGACGCCGGAACGGGTGGCACACACGGTCGAGACCGAGTGGGGGGTGCATCTCGGGGCCAGCTGGAACACGGCCGGCTGGTGGGACATGCCGCAGAGCACCGGCGACCGCATCGCGCCCCTGATCGGCGCGCGTCCCGGCGGCGTGCTGGCCGGCGACTCCACCTCGGTGAACATCTTCAAGCTGGTCACGGCCGCGCTTGCGCTGCGGCCCGGCCGCCGTGTGATCGTCTCCGACCTCGACAACTTCCCGACGGACCGGTACGTCGTGGAGGGCGCCGCCAGGGCGCTCGGCGCGTACGAGATCAGGGACATCGGCGAGGGCGGCCGTTCGCTGGAGGACGCCCTCGGCGACGACGTCGCGCTCGTGCTGCTGTCCCACGTGGACTACCGGACGGGCGCGGCCAGGGACATGGCGGCGGTGACCGAGCGGGTCCGGGCGGCCGGGGCGCTCATGATCTGGGATCTGTGCCACAGCGCCGGGGCGCTGCCCGTGCGGGTGGGCGAGGCGGACTTCGCCGTCGGCTGCACGTACAAGTACCTGAACGGCGGGCCCGGCGCCCCCGCGTACCTGTACGTGGCGCCGCGCCACCAGGACGCCGTCCACAACGTGCTGTCGGGCTGGCACGGGCACGCCGCGCCCTTCGACTTCGAACCTCACTACCGCCCCGCGGCCGGTGTGCGGCGCTTCGCCACGGGCAGCCCGCCGATCCTGTCGTACGCCGCGCTGAACGCGTCGCTCGACATCTGGGAGCGGGTGGACCTCGACGAGGTCAGAGCCAAGAGCCTGGCCCTGACCTCGCTGTTCGTCGAGCTGCTCGACGACCTCGTCGACCCGGGTCTCGGGCTCGTCCTGGCCACCCCGCGCGACCCGGAGCGGCGGGGGAGCCAGGTCAGCTACCGTCACCCGCAGGGCTACCCCGTGGTGCGCGCGCTCGCGGACCGGGGTGTGATGGGCGACTACCGCGAGCCGGACTTCGTCCGTTTCGGCTTCGCGCCGCTGTACCTGCGCTACGTCGACGTGTACGACGCGGCGGCCACGCTGGCCGAGGTGCTGGGCGAGGAGCTGTGGCGGGACGAGCGCTACGCGCGACGGCTCACGGTCACCTGA
- a CDS encoding mannosyltransferase family protein: MTEIQQAGTAREQGADEASEKMTSVDSSGGTATGEQAGPHSGRTWRAVWWLGRPSDRTALLIWFFWQIACYIYLILAAPGRTEDPILDRFNRYDSYNFMDIARYGYDGRPEDHDSPRLVAFFPGLPLLLRAVQVVIPDLRLALVLISFVASAVVAVALSRLSESYREGSGHWTVLAFFCSPFAVFLLAGYTEALFLALAIPAWLLARQGRWEAAAVCAAFASSIRISGLFLVLGLVVQFLVARNGLRAPKGWRKAPWLLLPGVPVLAYMIYLWHRTGDLMAWKAAEAQYWGRYPEAPWNVFINTWHRSFDEPALTTSYREEIISAIVLVVLIVARLVRRNWADFAYLAPQAVALLAMSSFYMSVGRASLLWWPLYISVGVVGSRRPWAFMAYIAVAAPVMAINVGNFTTGAWVG; the protein is encoded by the coding sequence GTGACGGAGATCCAGCAGGCCGGGACCGCCCGGGAGCAGGGCGCGGACGAGGCGTCGGAGAAGATGACGTCCGTGGACAGCTCTGGCGGCACGGCGACCGGCGAGCAGGCGGGGCCGCACTCGGGCCGGACATGGCGGGCGGTGTGGTGGCTCGGCCGGCCGAGCGACCGCACGGCCCTGCTGATCTGGTTCTTCTGGCAGATCGCCTGCTACATCTATCTGATACTCGCGGCGCCCGGCCGCACGGAGGACCCGATCCTCGACCGGTTCAACCGGTACGACTCCTACAACTTCATGGACATCGCGCGGTACGGCTACGACGGCCGGCCGGAGGACCATGACTCGCCGCGGCTCGTCGCGTTCTTCCCGGGCCTGCCGCTGCTGCTGCGCGCCGTGCAGGTGGTCATCCCGGACCTGAGGCTCGCCCTCGTCCTGATCTCGTTCGTCGCGAGCGCCGTCGTGGCGGTGGCGCTGTCGCGGCTGAGCGAGTCGTACCGGGAGGGCAGCGGCCACTGGACCGTGCTGGCGTTCTTCTGCAGCCCGTTCGCGGTGTTCCTGCTCGCCGGCTACACGGAGGCGCTGTTCCTCGCGCTGGCCATCCCCGCGTGGCTGCTGGCACGCCAGGGCCGGTGGGAGGCCGCCGCCGTCTGCGCCGCCTTCGCCTCGTCCATCCGCATCTCCGGGCTCTTCCTCGTCCTCGGGCTGGTCGTGCAGTTCCTCGTCGCGCGCAACGGGCTGCGTGCCCCGAAGGGGTGGCGGAAGGCGCCGTGGCTGCTGCTGCCGGGCGTGCCGGTGCTGGCGTACATGATCTATCTCTGGCACCGCACCGGCGACCTCATGGCCTGGAAGGCGGCGGAGGCGCAGTACTGGGGCCGCTACCCCGAGGCGCCCTGGAACGTCTTCATCAACACCTGGCACCGGTCGTTCGACGAGCCCGCTCTGACGACGTCGTATCGCGAGGAGATCATCTCGGCCATCGTGCTGGTCGTGCTGATCGTCGCACGGCTGGTGCGGCGCAACTGGGCCGACTTCGCCTATCTGGCGCCGCAGGCGGTGGCGCTGCTGGCGATGTCGTCGTTCTACATGTCGGTGGGCCGGGCGTCGCTGCTGTGGTGGCCGCTCTACATCTCCGTCGGCGTCGTCGGCAGCCGGAGGCCCTGGGCCTTCATGGCCTACATCGCGGTCGCCGCGCCTGTGATGGCAATCAATGTCGGAAATTTCACCACAGGTGCCTGGGTGGGGTGA
- a CDS encoding endonuclease/exonuclease/phosphatase family protein: MALVVAGLPPAADTYRVSVLTYNVCAAGNSAGTCVRDLTPQRRRTWAGQVSALIRSRDVDVASFTEMCYAQVGLLRRELPGYRLVWYGYAKGGGPGREDRCRTLWSDLTPDTAPPDGKTFGVALALKNGAEGPPLRRLLRADHAPAVPGETIHPRGLLCATGRVGPRRSVCCVTHISDTETPRQVTGLVARYAGGAPVILTGDFNREPGHDQLSGVYGMGLGDGGYVEADAESCGLARRGGEPTTRGGRKIDYIFATEADYRPGGAEVIRTDPELSDHLALAGTLIGTEPRPRRDGGPWRGSCPAYARRRRDRRR, from the coding sequence GTGGCGCTCGTGGTCGCGGGTCTTCCGCCGGCCGCCGACACCTACCGGGTGAGCGTGCTCACCTACAACGTCTGTGCCGCGGGCAACAGCGCCGGCACCTGCGTACGCGACCTGACGCCGCAGCGCCGCAGAACCTGGGCCGGCCAGGTCTCGGCGCTGATCCGGTCGAGGGACGTGGACGTCGCCTCCTTCACCGAGATGTGCTACGCCCAGGTGGGCCTGCTCCGGCGTGAGCTGCCCGGCTACCGCCTGGTCTGGTACGGCTACGCCAAAGGCGGCGGGCCGGGCCGTGAGGACCGGTGCCGCACGTTGTGGAGCGACCTCACCCCGGACACGGCGCCGCCGGACGGCAAGACCTTCGGCGTGGCGCTCGCGCTGAAGAACGGCGCCGAGGGCCCGCCGCTGCGGCGGCTGCTGCGCGCCGACCACGCCCCGGCCGTGCCCGGCGAGACGATCCACCCCCGCGGCCTGCTGTGCGCCACGGGACGGGTCGGCCCGCGCCGCTCGGTCTGCTGCGTGACCCACATCTCCGACACCGAGACCCCGCGGCAGGTCACCGGACTGGTGGCGCGGTACGCCGGCGGCGCGCCGGTCATCCTCACCGGCGACTTCAACCGCGAGCCCGGCCACGACCAGCTCAGCGGCGTGTACGGCATGGGCCTGGGCGACGGCGGCTACGTCGAGGCCGACGCCGAGTCGTGCGGGCTCGCGCGCCGGGGCGGCGAACCGACGACGCGCGGCGGCCGGAAGATCGACTACATCTTCGCGACCGAGGCCGACTACCGGCCGGGCGGAGCCGAGGTCATCAGGACCGACCCGGAGCTGTCGGACCACCTGGCGCTGGCCGGCACGCTCATCGGGACCGAACCGAGGCCGCGGCGTGACGGCGGGCCTTGGCGAGGTAGTTGTCCGGCGTACGCGCGAAGGAGGCGCGATCGTCGTCGGTGA
- a CDS encoding anti-sigma factor antagonist (This anti-anti-sigma factor, or anti-sigma factor antagonist, belongs to a family that includes characterized members SpoIIAA, RsbV, RsfA, and RsfB.) gives MLTVLDENVVIIRMFGDLDLVAAPSLRACLAEAVGLRTPPRIVVDAEGLRFCDSTGLSVLMGALSAVRAAGGRLALSGAHGRFARMLRITGLDSELPIHDTPTDAAAHLARPGGA, from the coding sequence ATGCTCACTGTTCTGGACGAGAACGTCGTGATCATCAGGATGTTCGGCGACCTGGATCTGGTCGCCGCCCCCTCGCTGCGTGCCTGCCTGGCCGAGGCGGTCGGGTTGCGCACCCCGCCCCGCATCGTGGTCGACGCCGAAGGGCTCAGATTCTGCGACTCGACCGGGCTGAGCGTCCTCATGGGGGCCCTGAGCGCCGTCAGGGCGGCCGGCGGGCGCCTGGCGCTCAGCGGCGCCCACGGGCGCTTCGCCCGGATGCTCCGGATCACCGGCCTCGACTCGGAGCTGCCGATCCACGACACCCCCACCGACGCCGCCGCCCACCTCGCCCGGCCCGGCGGCGCCTAG
- a CDS encoding GntR family transcriptional regulator: MTESPSVHHEAPIYRRIADRLRDQILSGALGDGDRLPGENALMKEHGVARATARQALAVLINEGLAVPKRGSGVYVRLFRPIRRHGSRRLSREQWARGLAIWDSDTRGRSYVVDEVSILREPASEQVARVLGAGEVWVRRRRYSVDGRPVQLAASSFPADLVEGTAIVLPDTGPGGVYARLGELGRAPVHFSEEVRARMPLPGEAESLSLPAGTPVISVTRVAFAEGGMPVEVNEMILDAASYVLQYDFDA, from the coding sequence GTGACGGAATCCCCGTCGGTGCATCACGAGGCCCCGATCTATCGCCGCATCGCCGACAGGCTGCGCGATCAGATCCTGTCCGGAGCGCTCGGTGACGGCGACCGGCTACCGGGCGAGAACGCGCTCATGAAGGAGCACGGCGTCGCCCGGGCCACGGCGCGGCAGGCACTCGCCGTGCTGATCAACGAAGGGCTCGCCGTGCCGAAGCGGGGATCAGGCGTCTACGTGCGGCTGTTCCGCCCGATCCGCCGCCACGGGTCCCGCCGGCTCTCCCGCGAGCAGTGGGCCCGGGGCCTGGCCATCTGGGACTCCGACACCCGTGGCCGGTCGTACGTCGTGGACGAGGTGAGCATCCTGCGCGAGCCGGCGAGCGAGCAGGTCGCACGCGTGCTCGGTGCGGGCGAGGTGTGGGTGCGGCGGCGCCGGTACTCCGTGGACGGCCGCCCCGTGCAGCTCGCGGCCTCCAGCTTTCCCGCCGATCTCGTGGAGGGCACGGCGATCGTCCTGCCCGACACCGGTCCCGGCGGGGTGTACGCCCGGCTGGGTGAGCTCGGCCGGGCTCCCGTCCATTTCAGCGAGGAGGTGCGGGCGCGGATGCCGCTGCCCGGCGAGGCCGAGTCGCTGAGCCTTCCCGCCGGCACGCCGGTGATCTCCGTGACCCGGGTGGCCTTCGCGGAGGGAGGCATGCCGGTCGAGGTCAACGAGATGATCCTGGACGCGGCGTCCTATGTACTCCAGTACGACTTCGACGCCTAG
- a CDS encoding TIGR03668 family PPOX class F420-dependent oxidoreductase gives MPEERARALFSAARVARLATAGAEGAPRLVPVTFAVLREGEKGVVVTAVDHKPKTTADLRRLRDVHDNPRVCLLADHYEDDWERLWWVRADGRARVVEGGAERERAVASLARKYAQYRERPPAGPAIVVRVERWSGWSYAPTE, from the coding sequence ATGCCCGAGGAGCGGGCCCGCGCCCTGTTCTCGGCGGCCCGTGTGGCCCGCCTCGCGACCGCCGGTGCCGAGGGCGCGCCGCGGCTCGTCCCGGTCACGTTCGCGGTGCTGCGGGAGGGCGAGAAGGGCGTGGTGGTGACGGCCGTGGACCACAAGCCGAAGACCACCGCCGACCTGCGGCGGCTGCGCGATGTCCACGACAATCCCCGCGTCTGCCTGCTGGCCGACCACTACGAGGACGACTGGGAACGGCTGTGGTGGGTGCGCGCCGACGGGCGGGCCCGCGTCGTGGAGGGCGGCGCCGAGCGTGAGCGGGCCGTGGCGTCGCTGGCGCGCAAGTACGCCCAGTATCGCGAGCGTCCCCCGGCCGGGCCCGCGATCGTTGTCCGGGTCGAACGCTGGTCGGGCTGGTCGTATGCGCCGACGGAATGA
- a CDS encoding gamma carbonic anhydrase family protein, translating into MPYIADLDDDAAPIIHPEAWVAPGAVVVGRVRLGRGANVWYGSVLRGDDERIEVGDEVNIQDLCCLHADPGEPAILEDRVSLGHRAMVHGAHVETGALVGIGAVVLGGAVVGAGSLIAAGAVVPPGRRVPAGVLVAGVPGKVVRELTDDDRASFARTPDNYLAKARRHAAASVRSR; encoded by the coding sequence ATGCCGTACATAGCGGACCTGGACGACGACGCCGCGCCGATCATCCATCCCGAGGCATGGGTGGCCCCGGGGGCGGTGGTCGTCGGGAGAGTGCGGCTCGGGCGCGGCGCCAACGTCTGGTACGGATCGGTGCTGCGCGGTGACGACGAACGCATCGAGGTCGGCGACGAGGTCAACATCCAGGACCTGTGCTGTCTGCACGCCGACCCCGGCGAGCCGGCCATCCTGGAGGACCGGGTGAGCCTCGGCCACCGGGCGATGGTGCACGGCGCGCACGTGGAGACCGGCGCGCTCGTGGGCATCGGCGCGGTCGTGCTCGGCGGGGCGGTCGTCGGGGCCGGTTCCCTGATCGCCGCGGGGGCCGTCGTGCCGCCCGGCCGCCGCGTCCCTGCGGGCGTGCTGGTCGCGGGCGTGCCGGGCAAGGTCGTCCGTGAGCTCACCGACGACGATCGCGCCTCCTTCGCGCGTACGCCGGACAACTACCTCGCCAAGGCCCGCCGTCACGCCGCGGCCTCGGTTCGGTCCCGATGA
- a CDS encoding vWA domain-containing protein, with protein MARRKQKSDPWRDAVEKGWEQVRSHPLFRPLGGYLYTAEDGELPHDRWACITPGGGVRHHPRVRAEPGEWAWVFAHCLLHAGFGHLDPREAEPDDLDREESPRGGPPRRAPRHPYLAACCLGVDRFLATLKIGRAPEPLPPVFPPQDERTLAAMWRTSGVPAEFDVPVFPDFFVGSAETADKSDHQGAFAVGVSAAATTAIEVAGGVRPSAASPVKKPWDHALGWFVSSYPLLGALAAGMTIVADVDLARGWDISVAAVNAEAAEIYVNPLVSMTTEEWRFVLAHEMLHAALRHGERAGPRDPYVWNVACDFVVNGWLVEMGVGEMPEGLLHDPALHGLSCEAVYDRIVRDGRRLRKLATLRGRGLGDVIGEPLPRPGVPGRYVDLDEYYRNALVTGLAYHHNGGRGLLPAGLEQEIRALDHPPLPWDAALARWFEEHVPAVERRRSYARASRRQSATPGIPRPGWLRPEEAVRRATFGVVLDTSGSMKVRLLGKALGAVASYATARDVARARVVFCDAVAYDAGYLLVEDIAGRVRVRGRGGTILQPGVDLLERAEDFPGDGPILVITDGECDVVRIRREHAFLIPAGAFLPFIPRGPVFRMT; from the coding sequence GTGGCACGCAGGAAGCAGAAGTCAGACCCCTGGCGCGACGCCGTCGAGAAGGGCTGGGAGCAGGTGCGCTCCCACCCGCTGTTCCGTCCCCTCGGCGGATACCTGTACACGGCGGAGGACGGCGAGCTGCCGCACGACCGGTGGGCCTGCATCACGCCGGGCGGCGGCGTGCGTCACCATCCGCGCGTGCGGGCCGAGCCGGGTGAGTGGGCGTGGGTGTTCGCGCACTGCCTGCTGCACGCGGGGTTCGGGCACCTGGATCCCCGCGAGGCCGAGCCCGACGACCTGGACAGGGAGGAGAGCCCACGCGGAGGGCCGCCGCGGCGCGCTCCCCGTCATCCGTACCTGGCCGCCTGCTGCCTGGGCGTCGACCGGTTCCTCGCCACCCTCAAGATCGGCCGCGCGCCGGAGCCGCTGCCGCCGGTCTTCCCGCCCCAAGACGAACGGACGCTGGCCGCGATGTGGCGCACATCAGGGGTGCCCGCGGAGTTCGACGTGCCGGTCTTCCCCGACTTCTTCGTCGGCAGTGCCGAGACGGCCGACAAGAGCGACCATCAGGGGGCGTTCGCGGTCGGAGTCTCCGCCGCGGCGACGACGGCGATCGAGGTGGCCGGAGGCGTGCGCCCCTCGGCCGCGAGCCCGGTGAAGAAGCCGTGGGACCACGCCCTCGGCTGGTTCGTGTCGTCGTACCCCCTGCTGGGCGCGCTCGCGGCGGGCATGACGATCGTGGCGGACGTCGACCTCGCCCGGGGCTGGGACATCTCGGTGGCCGCGGTCAACGCCGAGGCCGCCGAGATCTACGTCAACCCGCTGGTCTCGATGACCACCGAGGAGTGGCGGTTCGTGCTGGCCCACGAGATGCTCCACGCGGCGCTGCGCCACGGCGAGCGGGCGGGCCCGCGCGACCCCTACGTGTGGAACGTCGCCTGCGACTTCGTGGTCAACGGCTGGCTGGTCGAGATGGGTGTGGGCGAGATGCCCGAGGGGCTGCTCCACGATCCGGCGCTGCACGGGCTGTCCTGCGAGGCCGTCTACGACCGGATCGTGCGCGACGGGCGTCGCCTGCGCAAGCTCGCCACGTTGCGCGGGCGCGGTCTGGGCGACGTGATCGGCGAGCCGCTGCCGCGTCCCGGCGTCCCCGGACGCTACGTGGACCTCGACGAGTACTACCGCAACGCCCTCGTCACCGGGCTCGCCTACCACCACAACGGGGGCAGGGGCCTGCTGCCGGCCGGGCTGGAGCAGGAGATCCGGGCCCTCGACCACCCGCCGCTGCCCTGGGACGCCGCGCTCGCGCGCTGGTTCGAGGAGCACGTGCCCGCCGTCGAACGGCGCAGGTCCTACGCCCGGGCCTCCCGCCGCCAGTCCGCGACGCCCGGCATCCCCCGCCCCGGCTGGCTGCGGCCCGAGGAGGCGGTGCGCCGCGCCACGTTCGGGGTCGTGCTCGACACCTCGGGGTCCATGAAGGTGCGGCTGCTGGGCAAGGCGCTGGGCGCGGTCGCCTCGTACGCGACCGCGCGGGACGTGGCGCGCGCCCGGGTCGTGTTCTGCGACGCCGTCGCCTACGACGCGGGCTACCTGCTCGTGGAGGACATCGCCGGCCGGGTACGCGTGCGGGGGCGCGGCGGGACGATCCTCCAGCCGGGCGTCGACCTGCTCGAACGGGCCGAGGACTTTCCCGGGGACGGCCCGATCCTGGTCATCACCGACGGCGAGTGCGACGTGGTCCGGATCCGCCGCGAGCACGCGTTCCTCATCCCGGCCGGGGCCTTCCTGCCGTTCATCCCGCGCGGCCCGGTCTTCCGCATGACCTGA
- a CDS encoding PP2C family protein-serine/threonine phosphatase, giving the protein MGTQAVLRTLPFAAMAAVVVLDLLAGPTLGLLPLLTLGPAFAAVTGGTRHTLLAGLVALVLAVPIAYYDRLLGGPVITITLVAIVGVTAAAVLACRLRAEGERTLANVRLVAEAVQRVLLRPVPRHAGDLRIALSYTSATAEARIGGDLYDITRGPGGVRLIVGDVQGKGLEAVETAASVVGAFREAAYDEPTLAAVGQCLEDHLARRLGGEKFVTAVLAEVHEDEIELLNYGHPPPLLLTGDGRSRRLEPREETPPLGLVALAPTGPRPYGCAFRQGDRILFYTDGVIEARGRDGAFYPLEDRAPRLLRGGDDPQITLDLLEHDLVAHVGGPLTDDAAMLLVRREHP; this is encoded by the coding sequence ATGGGAACACAGGCTGTCCTCCGTACGCTGCCGTTCGCCGCCATGGCGGCGGTGGTGGTCCTCGACCTGCTCGCCGGGCCCACCCTGGGCCTGCTGCCGTTGCTGACCCTCGGGCCCGCGTTCGCCGCGGTGACGGGCGGCACGCGCCACACTCTGCTGGCCGGGCTGGTCGCGCTCGTCCTGGCCGTGCCGATCGCCTACTACGATCGTCTGCTCGGCGGCCCGGTGATCACGATCACGCTCGTCGCGATCGTCGGGGTGACCGCGGCCGCCGTACTGGCGTGCCGGCTCCGGGCCGAGGGCGAGCGCACGCTGGCGAACGTCCGCCTCGTCGCCGAGGCGGTCCAGCGCGTGCTGCTGCGCCCGGTGCCCCGCCACGCGGGCGATCTGCGCATCGCCCTGTCCTACACGTCCGCCACGGCGGAGGCCCGCATCGGCGGCGACCTGTACGACATCACCAGGGGACCCGGCGGTGTCCGGCTGATCGTCGGCGACGTGCAGGGCAAGGGCCTGGAGGCCGTGGAGACGGCGGCCTCGGTGGTCGGCGCCTTCCGGGAGGCCGCCTACGACGAGCCGACGCTCGCCGCCGTCGGCCAATGCCTGGAGGACCACCTCGCGCGGCGGCTCGGCGGGGAGAAGTTCGTCACCGCCGTGCTCGCGGAGGTGCACGAGGACGAGATCGAACTGCTCAACTACGGCCACCCGCCGCCTCTGCTGCTGACGGGCGACGGCCGCAGCCGCCGGCTCGAACCACGCGAGGAGACGCCGCCGCTCGGCCTTGTCGCGCTCGCCCCCACCGGGCCGCGGCCGTACGGGTGCGCGTTCCGCCAGGGCGACCGGATCCTCTTCTACACCGACGGCGTGATCGAGGCGCGGGGCCGGGACGGCGCCTTCTATCCCCTGGAGGACCGGGCGCCCCGCCTGCTCCGGGGCGGCGACGACCCGCAGATCACGCTCGACCTGCTGGAACACGACCTGGTCGCACACGTCGGCGGGCCCCTCACCGATGACGCCGCCATGCTGCTCGTCCGCAGGGAACACCCCTGA
- a CDS encoding metal-sensitive transcriptional regulator, which translates to MHGYSGDKQAYLTRLRRIEGQIRGLQRMVDEEAYCIDILTQVSAATRALQAVALGLLEDHIAHCVADAVKSGGPEAGEKVKEASAAIARLVRS; encoded by the coding sequence ATGCACGGGTACAGCGGGGACAAACAGGCCTACCTCACCCGCCTGCGCCGGATCGAGGGACAGATCCGGGGGCTGCAGCGGATGGTGGACGAGGAGGCCTACTGCATCGACATCCTCACCCAGGTCTCGGCGGCCACCCGCGCTCTCCAGGCGGTGGCGCTCGGCCTGCTGGAGGACCACATCGCCCACTGCGTCGCCGACGCGGTCAAGAGCGGAGGCCCGGAGGCGGGCGAGAAGGTGAAGGAGGCCTCGGCGGCCATCGCCCGGCTCGTCAGGTCGTGA
- a CDS encoding MoxR family ATPase, producing MQATLTVTPAQLPEVLLHVAVVRPVFLWGAPGIGKSSLVRSFADSLGLECVTLLGTQLAPEDLIGVPQIVGDRSRFAPPETIARDEPYCLFLDELNASSPEVQKAFYSLILDRRIGAYELPAGSVVIGAGNRAVDNALARPMPSALVNRMIHVHLRASADDWLSWAAANGIHRWVVDYLVQRPDHLWSAPPKTEEPFSSPRGWHMLSDAMHSYGDRLDDETLGVLAYGALSVAHASGFRAYVKTVRHAYDLDAVIKGDAGWPRRPEDRDLLYFLSETFRARLVKELPQSKNHASPAGRQLAFRTKSLLVELAEISLECAQLVIAAGDDGAPVLPSWFLVEVGRDLPRLAAARS from the coding sequence ATGCAGGCGACCCTGACCGTTACTCCCGCGCAGCTGCCGGAGGTGCTGCTGCACGTCGCCGTCGTGCGACCGGTCTTCCTCTGGGGTGCGCCGGGCATCGGCAAGAGTTCGCTCGTCCGGTCGTTCGCCGACTCTCTCGGCCTCGAGTGCGTGACGCTCCTCGGCACGCAACTGGCCCCGGAAGACCTGATCGGCGTGCCGCAGATCGTCGGCGACCGCAGCCGGTTCGCCCCGCCGGAGACGATCGCGCGGGACGAGCCGTACTGCCTGTTCCTCGACGAGCTCAACGCCTCGTCCCCGGAGGTCCAGAAGGCGTTCTACTCGCTCATCCTCGACCGGCGCATCGGGGCGTACGAACTGCCGGCGGGCTCGGTGGTGATCGGCGCCGGAAACCGCGCGGTCGACAACGCGCTGGCCAGGCCCATGCCGTCCGCGCTGGTCAACCGCATGATCCACGTGCACCTCCGGGCCTCGGCCGACGACTGGCTGAGCTGGGCGGCCGCGAACGGCATCCACCGGTGGGTCGTGGACTATCTCGTGCAGCGCCCCGACCACCTGTGGAGCGCGCCGCCGAAGACCGAGGAGCCGTTCTCCTCCCCCCGCGGCTGGCACATGCTGTCCGACGCCATGCACTCCTACGGCGACCGGCTGGACGACGAGACGCTGGGCGTGCTGGCCTACGGCGCGCTCTCGGTCGCGCACGCCTCGGGCTTCCGGGCGTACGTCAAGACGGTGCGGCACGCGTACGACCTCGACGCCGTGATCAAGGGAGACGCGGGGTGGCCGCGCCGGCCGGAGGACCGCGACCTGCTGTACTTCCTGTCCGAGACCTTCCGCGCCCGGCTGGTCAAGGAGCTGCCGCAGTCGAAGAACCACGCCTCGCCCGCCGGACGGCAGCTCGCCTTCCGCACCAAGAGCCTGCTCGTCGAGCTGGCGGAGATCTCGCTCGAATGCGCGCAGCTCGTCATCGCGGCGGGCGACGACGGCGCGCCGGTGCTGCCGTCGTGGTTCCTGGTCGAGGTCGGCCGCGACCTGCCGCGCCTGGCCGCCGCGCGGAGCTGA